The Paenibacillus sp. RC334 nucleotide sequence GCAAAAATAAGCTTCAGGTGGACCATTTGGGGGGCCAAGGTAACGTCAAAATGATGCTGGTGGACATGCCGCCAGGCTCATCCACGGAAGAAGAGCATGCTCATGCGGGCGATGAGATTCATTTTGTTATGGAAGGCACAGTATATGTGGAGCAAGGCGAGGATTCGGCTACCCTCGAAGCAGGAGATTCCTTTAGCTGGAGAGCAGCCATTCCGCATTATGCCAAAAACATTGGAGAAAACAATGCACGTATTCTGATCTCCGTATTTCTCGAAGCAGAGAATGACGCTTAATAGA carries:
- a CDS encoding cupin domain-containing protein, with product MGIGCNIRAARKRKNLSIQQICERTGLSQGFMSQVENNKTSPSIATLDSIANALKVPLAFLLLKEEERMQVIRKDERRKTVYGKNKLQVDHLGGQGNVKMMLVDMPPGSSTEEEHAHAGDEIHFVMEGTVYVEQGEDSATLEAGDSFSWRAAIPHYAKNIGENNARILISVFLEAENDA